A DNA window from Niabella yanshanensis contains the following coding sequences:
- a CDS encoding peptide MFS transporter, whose product MTERTIGKQPRQLYLLFFAEMWERFSFYGMKALLIAYMVTELKFDEPKSYGILGAYSALVYTMPMLGGMLADRFLGYRRAVIYGGILMTIGHLVLALPQEWSFFYGMAFIICGNGFFKPNISSLVGTLYEENDPRRDSGFSLFYMGINIGAALGGLLCGYVGQRINWHYGFGLAGIFMVLGLIVFAIGQKSLGHRGLPPNLTALKKRTAGITNEQLIYVASLLIIPVVVALFNRHEIMDYFMAVLGAVAITYVLWEAFRMEAAARNKLIAALFMIVFSILFWAFYEQNAGSLNLFAMRNVDMHVMGTELPALSVNNFLPPGWVVIMSFFFAWLWTWLAKRKMEPATPVKFGFAFVLMAIGFLVFYLACLNAESGLISLFAFAMGYMFIIAGELCLSPIGLSMVTKLSPVRMVAVMMGIWFFASAGGEFLAGKIGKMMSVPEAVQNNAVASLPYYATILKEIAIASAIAGALILLLSPLVKKWMGEVK is encoded by the coding sequence ATGACTGAACGAACAATTGGCAAACAGCCCCGCCAACTATATCTACTGTTTTTTGCAGAAATGTGGGAACGTTTTTCTTTTTATGGAATGAAAGCGCTCCTTATCGCCTACATGGTTACCGAATTAAAATTTGATGAACCTAAGTCTTACGGAATATTAGGCGCTTACTCGGCGCTGGTTTATACCATGCCCATGCTGGGCGGTATGCTGGCAGATCGCTTTTTGGGATACCGGAGAGCAGTGATATACGGAGGTATTTTAATGACCATCGGGCACCTGGTACTGGCCCTCCCCCAGGAATGGAGCTTTTTCTACGGCATGGCTTTCATCATTTGTGGTAATGGTTTTTTCAAACCCAATATTTCGAGTCTCGTAGGTACTTTATATGAAGAAAATGATCCCCGGCGCGATAGTGGCTTCTCCCTTTTCTATATGGGCATTAACATTGGTGCAGCCCTGGGAGGTTTATTATGCGGCTACGTAGGCCAGAGAATCAACTGGCACTATGGCTTTGGACTCGCAGGTATTTTTATGGTTTTAGGACTCATTGTTTTTGCGATAGGTCAAAAGTCTTTAGGTCACCGGGGCCTTCCCCCCAACCTAACAGCTCTTAAAAAAAGAACTGCAGGTATTACCAATGAACAGCTTATTTATGTTGCGTCATTATTGATCATTCCGGTAGTGGTAGCACTTTTTAACCGCCATGAGATCATGGATTATTTTATGGCGGTACTGGGCGCTGTTGCTATTACCTATGTACTATGGGAAGCATTTCGTATGGAAGCTGCGGCGCGAAACAAGTTGATTGCGGCATTGTTTATGATCGTATTCTCCATTCTTTTCTGGGCCTTTTACGAGCAAAATGCCGGGTCGCTTAACCTGTTTGCCATGCGCAATGTAGATATGCACGTGATGGGTACCGAACTACCTGCATTGTCAGTAAACAATTTCCTTCCTCCGGGCTGGGTTGTTATAATGAGCTTTTTCTTTGCATGGCTATGGACCTGGTTAGCCAAGCGAAAAATGGAGCCTGCTACGCCGGTAAAATTCGGATTTGCCTTTGTTTTGATGGCAATAGGATTTTTAGTTTTCTACCTGGCCTGCCTGAATGCAGAAAGCGGGCTGATCAGCTTGTTTGCTTTTGCTATGGGCTACATGTTTATCATTGCGGGCGAGCTCTGCCTGTCTCCTATTGGTCTGTCTATGGTTACCAAATTATCACCCGTAAGAATGGTAGCTGTAATGATGGGAATCTGGTTTTTTGCCAGCGCCGGAGGTGAGTTCCTGGCAGGTAAGATCGGTAAAATGATGAGCGTACCGGAAGCCGTACAAAACAACGCCGTAGCCTCTCTCCCTTATTATGCTACTATCTTAAAAGAGATCGCCATAGCTTCTGCCATAGCCGGCGCTTTGATATTACTATTATCGCCATTAGTAAAAAAATGGATGGGGGAGGTGAAATAG
- a CDS encoding peptide MFS transporter, whose translation MSATENDFFKSRVLGHPSGLFVLFFTEMWERFSYYGMRALLVLFLTSSLIGDNPGWGWPREHALALYGSYTAMAYLTPILGGYFADRILGYRWAVVVGATLMTLGHASMAIEVNPFFLYLGLILLVLGNGFFKPNMTSILSEMYKLHPEKKDGAYTIFYMGVNSGAFLGMLLCGYLGEKVGWSWGFGLAGIFMLVGMLQFYFTQGIFGKIGLKPKTNEQLNEVAESTEGAVLEGKTTVENIDHSPKNPFSTFDLIIISIVSVIGLVWVINDPVSKITSFNLFNFAVGSLDGSNFVILIALALFLFILVKRITQYAPVLRDRMIAIVVLAFITVFFWASFEQAGGSMTIFAKDYTDRILEGTGKVIFNVVNTLITIIPMLIISFVLAKLFGQTFKKYSVGNLVLAFGFLLIWGLVIYMLSQQYAEEKSEIPATWFGILNSLFIISLAPLVSKIWESKLNPPATVKNGIGMILLGIGFAALAIGASSIPQGAKVAQVSLIWLVLAYLFHTLGELFISPVGLSYVSKLVPGRMIGMMFGIWYLAIAIGNKLAGSIGGEIDKITAKYDMQTFFLIFTLIPMALGVFIILLTPVIRKLMHGIR comes from the coding sequence ATGTCAGCAACCGAAAATGACTTTTTTAAAAGCCGCGTATTGGGCCACCCTTCGGGATTATTTGTTTTATTTTTTACAGAAATGTGGGAACGCTTCTCCTACTATGGTATGAGAGCGCTGCTGGTTCTTTTTCTAACGTCTTCTTTAATCGGAGATAACCCAGGCTGGGGTTGGCCAAGAGAGCATGCCCTCGCCTTATACGGATCTTACACAGCGATGGCTTACCTCACTCCCATTTTAGGCGGATATTTTGCTGATCGCATTTTAGGCTATCGATGGGCTGTAGTAGTTGGAGCAACGTTGATGACACTGGGGCACGCATCTATGGCTATAGAAGTCAACCCTTTTTTCTTATATCTGGGTCTTATATTGTTAGTGCTCGGAAATGGGTTTTTCAAACCTAATATGACGTCCATTCTTTCTGAAATGTACAAATTGCACCCCGAAAAAAAAGACGGCGCTTATACTATCTTTTATATGGGTGTGAATTCCGGCGCTTTCCTGGGAATGCTTTTATGCGGTTACCTGGGAGAAAAAGTTGGCTGGAGCTGGGGCTTCGGATTGGCCGGTATTTTCATGCTCGTGGGTATGTTACAGTTTTATTTCACCCAGGGAATTTTTGGTAAAATTGGGCTTAAACCCAAAACAAACGAACAGTTAAACGAGGTGGCAGAAAGCACCGAAGGAGCGGTTTTAGAAGGCAAAACAACTGTGGAAAATATTGACCATTCCCCAAAAAACCCTTTTTCTACTTTCGATCTGATCATTATCAGTATTGTATCCGTTATCGGATTGGTTTGGGTAATTAATGACCCCGTTTCTAAAATCACCTCCTTCAATCTTTTCAATTTTGCCGTAGGTAGCCTTGATGGCAGCAATTTTGTTATTCTGATAGCCTTGGCACTATTTCTTTTTATTCTTGTAAAAAGGATTACGCAATACGCGCCCGTATTACGGGACCGTATGATCGCCATTGTTGTGCTTGCCTTTATCACAGTATTTTTTTGGGCGTCGTTTGAACAAGCCGGCGGATCAATGACCATCTTTGCAAAAGACTACACAGACAGAATTCTGGAGGGAACGGGGAAAGTGATTTTTAATGTGGTCAACACATTAATCACCATTATTCCCATGCTGATCATATCATTTGTTTTAGCAAAATTATTTGGACAAACTTTCAAAAAATACAGTGTAGGCAATCTTGTATTGGCCTTTGGCTTTCTGCTCATCTGGGGATTGGTTATATATATGCTTAGTCAGCAGTATGCAGAAGAAAAATCAGAGATACCTGCTACCTGGTTTGGTATTCTGAATTCGCTTTTCATCATTAGCCTCGCTCCTTTAGTATCCAAAATATGGGAAAGTAAATTGAATCCCCCGGCTACTGTAAAAAATGGTATCGGCATGATATTGCTGGGTATTGGGTTTGCAGCTTTGGCTATCGGGGCATCCTCCATCCCGCAGGGTGCAAAGGTTGCGCAGGTTAGCTTAATCTGGTTAGTTCTGGCTTATTTGTTTCATACATTGGGAGAACTTTTTATATCCCCTGTAGGATTATCTTATGTAAGTAAACTGGTGCCCGGCAGAATGATAGGTATGATGTTCGGCATTTGGTACCTGGCTATTGCTATCGGTAACAAACTGGCAGGAAGCATTGGTGGCGAAATTGATAAGATTACAGCTAAATACGACATGCAGACCTTCTTTCTAATATTCACACTCATCCCTATGGCGCTGGGTGTTTTCATAATCCTGCTTACTCCGGTAATCAGAAAACTTATGCATGGTATCAGATAA
- the purD gene encoding phosphoribosylamine--glycine ligase — translation MKILILGGGGREHALAWNIKERGNGRHELFIAPGNPGTAQCGTNINIAITDFEGLGRFCLDNTIEMVIAGPEEPLVKGAWDHFQQEALRHIHFIGPSQLGAQLEGSKAFAKAFMQRHHIPTAAYREFTAEQFEEGVNYLQQHSLPIVLKADGLAAGKGVVICATHAEAIIEFEAMLVQAKFGDASKTVVVEQFLDGIEMSIFILTDGKDYVLLPEAKDYKRIGEKDTGLNTGGMGAVSPVPFATGDFMQKVATQIIEPTVKGLDKEGIDYTGFVFIGLIKVNNEPFVIEYNCRMGDPETEVVMPRLKNDLANLCLAAAEHRLAGIHIETDPRTAVTVVAVSGGYPGSFEKGYKIEGLSDVPAETIVFQAGTKEKDGQIVTNGGRVLCATSFGANTSEAVAQSRQVLSHIRFDDMYYRGDIGYEFE, via the coding sequence ATGAAAATATTGATATTGGGCGGCGGCGGCAGGGAACATGCGCTGGCCTGGAACATTAAGGAAAGAGGCAACGGCAGGCATGAGTTGTTTATTGCTCCCGGTAATCCCGGCACCGCACAATGCGGCACCAATATCAATATAGCCATTACCGACTTTGAAGGCCTGGGCCGGTTTTGCCTCGACAATACCATTGAAATGGTCATTGCGGGGCCGGAAGAACCGCTGGTAAAGGGCGCCTGGGATCATTTTCAGCAGGAGGCGCTCCGGCATATTCATTTTATCGGGCCATCACAGTTGGGCGCGCAGCTGGAAGGAAGCAAGGCTTTTGCGAAGGCGTTTATGCAACGTCATCATATTCCCACGGCAGCTTACAGGGAGTTTACTGCCGAACAGTTTGAAGAAGGCGTCAATTACCTGCAGCAACATTCTTTACCTATTGTATTAAAAGCGGATGGATTAGCCGCGGGTAAAGGTGTGGTTATTTGTGCCACGCATGCGGAAGCGATCATAGAGTTCGAAGCCATGCTAGTGCAGGCCAAATTCGGGGACGCCAGCAAAACAGTGGTGGTAGAACAGTTCCTGGACGGCATAGAGATGAGTATATTTATTTTGACCGATGGTAAGGATTATGTCCTATTGCCTGAGGCTAAGGATTATAAACGCATCGGGGAAAAAGATACCGGTTTGAACACCGGCGGAATGGGCGCTGTAAGCCCCGTGCCTTTTGCAACCGGTGATTTCATGCAGAAAGTGGCCACTCAAATAATTGAGCCAACCGTAAAAGGCCTTGATAAAGAAGGTATCGATTATACAGGCTTCGTGTTTATTGGTTTGATCAAAGTAAATAACGAGCCTTTTGTAATTGAGTACAACTGCAGGATGGGCGATCCGGAAACCGAGGTCGTAATGCCCCGCTTAAAAAATGACCTGGCCAATCTTTGCCTGGCAGCAGCTGAACACCGGCTGGCCGGTATCCACATTGAAACAGATCCGCGTACCGCGGTAACGGTTGTAGCGGTGAGCGGTGGTTATCCCGGCAGCTTTGAAAAGGGATATAAAATAGAGGGATTGAGCGACGTGCCTGCTGAAACAATTGTTTTCCAGGCAGGAACCAAAGAAAAAGATGGGCAGATTGTTACCAATGGCGGACGTGTACTTTGTGCTACTTCATTCGGGGCTAATACTTCAGAAGCTGTAGCACAGTCAAGACAAGTGTTGTCGCATATCAGGTTCGATGATATGTACTACCGTGGCGATATCGGGTACGAATTTGAGTAA
- a CDS encoding PQQ-dependent sugar dehydrogenase → MQLKNAVLILVSGTIALNAHSQAKIDNETKKKLAAQAPITVKTTVGPLVLQPPFKTESANKNSKTINWPEGVTPKAPKGFEVTRFADNLENPRWTYVAPNGDYFVAEAGTRKSANQITLLRDTDKDGKIDERYVFINNLNRNFGMLVLGDYFYIANTDGVYRYPYKTGDIKLEGAGEKIVSLYAGGYNNHWTRNIITNKKGDKIYITVGSASNVGEHGMEAEKGRALVYEANPDGIDLKIYASGLRNPVGLDWNPVTGELWTAVNERDGLGDEIVPDYATSVKRGGWYGWPFSYYGKVKDPRWANDPHDDLVKKSIVPDVPLGPHTASLGLVFYKAGKFPSKYKNGAFVGQHGSWNRSKLSGYKVVFIPFEKGKPKPAVDFLTGFIASDERSEVYGRPVGVAVATDGSLLVNDDTAGIIWKVSAK, encoded by the coding sequence ATGCAACTTAAAAATGCAGTGCTTATATTAGTATCCGGTACTATTGCCTTAAATGCTCACTCGCAGGCTAAAATTGATAACGAAACTAAAAAGAAACTAGCCGCCCAGGCACCGATAACTGTGAAAACTACGGTGGGGCCGCTGGTTTTACAGCCCCCTTTTAAAACCGAGTCTGCTAATAAGAACAGCAAAACCATCAACTGGCCGGAGGGAGTAACCCCTAAAGCGCCCAAAGGATTTGAAGTTACCCGGTTTGCTGATAACCTCGAAAACCCCCGCTGGACCTACGTTGCGCCTAATGGCGATTATTTCGTAGCCGAGGCGGGTACCCGCAAAAGCGCCAATCAGATTACCTTGCTGAGAGATACTGATAAAGATGGCAAGATAGATGAACGTTATGTCTTCATCAATAACCTTAACCGCAATTTCGGGATGCTGGTACTGGGCGACTATTTCTATATTGCCAATACTGACGGGGTATACCGTTATCCGTATAAAACCGGAGACATTAAACTGGAAGGTGCGGGGGAAAAAATTGTATCACTTTATGCAGGAGGGTATAATAATCACTGGACGAGAAATATTATCACCAATAAGAAAGGCGATAAAATCTATATTACCGTCGGCTCTGCCAGCAATGTGGGCGAACATGGAATGGAGGCTGAAAAAGGACGTGCGTTGGTATATGAAGCTAACCCTGATGGGATCGATCTGAAGATATATGCCAGTGGTCTGCGTAATCCTGTGGGTTTGGACTGGAACCCCGTTACCGGCGAACTTTGGACGGCTGTGAACGAACGGGATGGACTGGGCGATGAAATTGTACCGGACTATGCGACCAGTGTGAAAAGGGGTGGTTGGTATGGCTGGCCCTTCAGCTATTATGGAAAGGTGAAGGATCCGCGTTGGGCAAATGATCCGCATGATGACCTGGTAAAAAAATCTATTGTTCCTGATGTGCCCCTTGGGCCGCACACCGCCTCATTAGGCCTGGTGTTCTATAAGGCGGGCAAGTTCCCCTCGAAATATAAAAACGGGGCATTTGTAGGTCAGCATGGTTCGTGGAACCGTTCTAAACTTTCTGGTTACAAGGTCGTATTTATACCATTTGAAAAAGGCAAACCTAAGCCTGCTGTTGACTTTTTGACCGGCTTTATTGCCAGTGACGAAAGGAGTGAAGTATATGGGCGGCCGGTAGGTGTAGCTGTAGCTACAGATGGCTCTTTACTGGTGAATGATGATACAGCAGGCATTATCTGGAAGGTGAGTGCGAAGTAG
- a CDS encoding helix-turn-helix domain-containing protein translates to MAIIINLDVMMAKRKMSLNELSERVGITLSNLSILKNGRAKAVRIETLNAICKALDCQPGDILEYREGE, encoded by the coding sequence ATGGCAATTATTATTAACCTGGACGTAATGATGGCAAAACGGAAAATGTCGCTGAATGAACTCAGCGAAAGAGTAGGCATTACTTTATCCAATCTCTCTATCCTTAAAAACGGGAGAGCTAAAGCGGTACGCATTGAAACCCTGAATGCTATTTGCAAAGCGCTGGATTGTCAACCGGGGGATATTCTGGAATATAGGGAAGGGGAATAG
- a CDS encoding DUF2975 domain-containing protein, protein MKSVNIASNEVSQGYWKPSPKTKIILTLLYIIAWIIFVGLSIEAASFITNAVFILVKPEAVPYLWQQADLRDLLQYGHVFFFTQVFIIGVVSALKAILFYLIISILHNKQVKIEQPFTNIAQRFILRIASLALLIGLFSILGTTCADWLSGQGVKMPDLQALYLSGADVWIFMSIALFVVAYVFKKGIELQTEQDLTV, encoded by the coding sequence ATGAAATCAGTCAATATAGCATCCAACGAAGTATCTCAGGGTTATTGGAAGCCTTCACCCAAAACAAAGATCATCCTAACCCTGCTCTATATTATTGCCTGGATCATATTTGTGGGTTTGAGTATAGAAGCAGCTAGCTTTATTACCAACGCAGTTTTCATACTGGTAAAACCTGAGGCAGTCCCTTATCTTTGGCAACAGGCCGACCTCAGGGATCTGTTACAATATGGACATGTTTTTTTCTTTACCCAGGTATTCATTATAGGAGTTGTATCAGCATTAAAAGCAATTTTATTTTACCTCATCATCAGCATACTGCATAATAAACAAGTCAAAATAGAACAACCTTTTACCAATATTGCCCAGCGTTTTATTTTAAGGATTGCCTCCCTGGCTCTTTTAATTGGTTTATTTTCCATCCTGGGTACAACCTGCGCCGACTGGTTGAGCGGGCAGGGCGTGAAAATGCCTGATCTGCAAGCCCTTTATTTAAGTGGCGCAGATGTGTGGATATTTATGAGCATTGCACTTTTTGTGGTTGCCTATGTTTTTAAAAAAGGTATTGAGCTTCAAACCGAGCAGGATTTAACCGTATAG